TCTTATTTACTTCTTACTTCCTACGCTTTCTCACTTGCTCTCggtgtttcttttctattaatcTTGCCAGCGTGAAACTAAACAAAGCCAGCTTATATAAACAAAGTCCACGTGATTGATTCCTTGTTCCTTTGTTCCGTGATTTGAAGTTTAATTCCCCTTTGTGTTCTGCTTTTGTTCTGTTGTTAATTGATATTATTGCTCGTTGTTTAGTTACATGGATGTGGAAGCGATCAGTggactggagagaaaggaatggtggtggcaggATTGAGAGATTAATGAGGATAAACAAAACGAGGAATTGATGGAAGCAAGACTCATGAAAGACAAATCAAGAATATCAGTAAAGGTTAACAATTTATGATGGTGAGAGGAAGCAAATAAGGTGAAGCGTAAGTGACTTTgtatatgaagaataaggatTGTACGAAATGTTTGTAAGAAAGAACAGCGAaacttaaatgaaaaataacgaaaatggATTAGTAGTGAAATTGATATATTGAAAGATTAAACGCAAAAAGGTACACAATTAagtctttcagtactggggcacatgtttaccttgggatttgtgtccgattagaccattttattgacattaggaaagctctacggaggtcagaagattaatggccacagtcctcactattttaaccccacacacaagtttctgaagctgtataaaatcatcaaatagtaagcagaataaatatgaaaacacggcatgatactgaaagggttaataagaaagaaatacaagaaatagaataaatgaatacgaATTAAAAGTGTGAAGCAACAAAATAACATCAcgtaaataatgataagaaaaaacataTGAATAAGAAAGGAGCAAAGTAATGAGCAGGACATTTTAGGAAGGAAACTAAacgcaatgaaaaagaaaagagagacaggaagcgTGTGGCAGCGGGCGACTCCCACACTTCGGAGAATGACGTCACTAGTCTTGTCAGAGATGGTGACGTACTCCAACCATCACCCTAGcacctcccactcttcctccctccgttatctccctcacccacctccctccctcccttccctcaccccttatctctcctccttccttccattattccCCTCACcactttatttcctccctccttctccctatcTTCCTATCCTTCGTTTTTATTCCTAcagtttttcccttcctttattcatctaccatccttcagtcttttttcttcctttttattcttttttccctttatttctcttcctttttcacccttttcttcatttttattcatctcctttccttcttcctttcttccttctattccttctctcacttcccgTAATTGATCTTCCTCCtacatcttctccttcttccactaATTCATCTAGTTACTTCATCCCCTTTTACATACCCTCCCTTCGCCTCACCCTTTTctccttacttcctcttcctcatcctacttttttcctcccttctcttttaccTAATGACGTCAACCCCTCCCGTGCCGTCATAACTCCCGATGTTTGTGGCTTTAGGTAAACACCACTACCGCCCACACCACCATTCACGCCGCCCTTGCTTCCACCCACACCTCCAGTCAcgcctccatccatccactcggtccctccttccatccctcatcCACTGCCGTCCAtgatttcatcctttcctccgtcGCTTCCttatatctattcattcatttattcattcattctgccGCCAACTCATTCATATGTATGTGTATTAgttcacttatctatttatttattcatttgtttacgaATATATCTATTTACGgtgttttattcattactttatttactAGTACATTAATTATGAAGGTTATCATGTGGTGTCAGTTAATTAGCTTGAGAGGGAATGTTATCCTCGACTCTACCGCTGGGTTTAGAAATACAGCAACTTtaaaaacatatgaaaaaaaaggaaataggggTGGTAGCAAGAACCCAGCAGGTCTACCCTAGGCAATTAGTTCTTGTATGAAACACCACCTCAcccataaataataggatagaaAAGCAATCAATTTCCCTTCCTACTGAACCGTTCCTCTGTGTCACACTTcaggcagaaaagaaaggaataaatctGGACATTTTTGTGGGACGGCAAGAAAGGAAACTTCTGCATCGCACACGTGGGAGATTTATTCCAGCTTCACTGCTAAACTTTTTGGACTTGAGGAAGAagcaaacggaaaaaaaaatgttaagaaaaaaaatagaggaggaggaggaggaggaggaggaggaggaggaggaggaggaggaggaggggaaacacAAACTTATACAATGAAAGAACAAACAGTaaacattttgttgtcctttaaCTGGTCATGATAGGAATGCATCATGTACGAGAGACGCTTGAAAATGAATgcaaatgagaaggagaaagagaagcgaaAGGAACATATACAGATTATGAGTTGTAAAAGGACAGCACATCTTCATTcctacaccctcacacacacactgattctcCTTCACACACGCCCTCACACCAGTACCACACTTCTTCATTCTCTGCTGTCCCTTATAATTTTACACTCGGTCATAAAAACATCTTGGGAAGCGTTATAGCTTAATGTGGACATGATTTTGTTTACAACTcttagagggaaaaggaagaagaggaggagtaatagaCGGTGGGGAAAGAACGAGAAAGTGATGACTGTGGGAAAAGAAAGCTCTGTTTAatgttacttttttactttcctttttatacTGGTGTTGTAGATTCCTCGCATTTGGAGCGCTGTTCTGTTGTTTGGCTAGAGATTTGACACATTGACCGGAGAGTTactagatgaaggaagagaggtgacATTCGAGTAGGAtggagaagtggaaggaagaaagataatggTTGTAATAGTGTGGGGTAATAGTGTTGGTAATAGTGAGAGCGTGGGAGTGTAGAGTGTGCAGgtagggtgggagaggagggacagggttggagggaaggggaggggggttACTACATCACCAGTCCACTAAGTAAGATGTTGGTGGcgaagtgtgttttggtgttagtTGCTCCAAGGAGTGCCGGCCAGTGTAAAGTCTCGCtagttctttccttcacttaaaCTCTTTCCTCGCCTTCTCTTAAcaccattgtcaccaccacacttACACCACCATAGAGTTACACCACAACGCTTAAATTTACCTCACTGATATAACACCCTGCAATGTTTCCTGTTCCCTCGCAAGCACGGGACATTgcactctctcttccacaccaCATATATTCATTAAAGTACAGCTTGATTCCACACTAATGCACTCACCTCACATCTCTAAACTGCACGCCACACTCACCCCTGCATTACAATCAAATGACACTGCAGCATTATTACATCTggccacaccctctctctctgtctgtctgtctatgcctctctctctctctctctctctctctctctctctctctctctctctctctctctctctctctctctctctctctctctctctctctctctctctctctctctctctctcaacacacacacacacacacacacacacacacacacacacacacacacacacacacacacacacacacacacacacacacaccagcctccgtccctctctcccGCTACGGTACAGCCAGCTAGCCACTCAGGTACACATTTACTTGCAGTCCTTTCTTTAATGTGTAAATCAATGCGCGCACGccaacacatttttctttgcttgCTCATATACATTAAGGCTCGAATGTCAATATtctgtggaggagggggaggaggagaaagaggatgatgatgatgacgatgatgatgatgatgatgatgatgatgatgaggaggaggaggaggaggaggaggaggaggaggaggaggaggaggaggaggaggaggaggaggaggaggaggaggagaaggaggaggaggaggagaagaaggaggaggaggaggaagaggaaaaagaagacatctGTTACGTTCTCCTTAagtcttctattctctttctttctcgtatgTTTCCCTCCGCATTCGTCTTACCCCCCCCCCACCGAGTCATCCCGCTGTTCCGTTTCCTCAACAGCAGGAAGCGAGATAGTGCTGTGTGCCTCAAGGTCTCCCTCCTGCGGCGCCTCGCTGGCCATGAGACAGTCCCGGGCTTATTTGTGAAACGTGACTAGATATTCTACTTCATTAGGGCGAGCTTAACTTCTCTGTAACTCGAGTGAAGCGGAGTATTACAAAGGAAAGCGATAGCAAGATTCTCATTTGATCGCCACGGGTTGTTTGGTCGCATGataatgtctttttttatttgcaagTTTGTGTATTTTGATTAATCGCCGTCTGTCGCAAGCGCCGTGAGGAGTCTGGCCAGCTTGGAAACAGTCTGAGGCCGCTCCGAGGTGACTATCCCGCACCAACACTAACACGCATAATTCATCCTCAAGGGCACGAGTTAAACCTATCAGGCCAAATTCTGAGTGAGTGTTCCAGGTGAGGGACAGGTGGGGGTTGTTAATGACATGATCTTCCCACCCGCCCCTCCGCTCGCCCTTCACTCGTTCCTCAGAATTTGGCCTCGCGAAACTAACCTGTAGATGGTGTGTGTTAAGTCTTGACTGACGCTGTGGTTCGTTCCTTCACCTTCAGAGGATTCCGATTCTTCTATCATCTTCCTCGAAACTTATGGTGTTGATCCACGACTGCTGAGAAACGACGACGCTGACGAATACAGCGAAAGGGAAGCTGACCAAGGCACTTGTCCTGAAAACAACACATCTTCCATACACTCATTGACAGAGTTTAGGCTCGAACTTGATTCAGAGTCTCGGCATTCTGTGGGCAGCGACGAAGGGACCTATACAGACCACAGCTCGCAGACCGACACGTCCACCGATACATTGATCTTGGATGGTCCGCTGGCTCAGGCAGATATACCAGATCCAAGTGAATGTCCTTCAGAACTTGACGGAAATACCAAACTAGACATTAATCcaatagaaactgtaggagcaCCTGAAGAACAGTTCGCCAAAAGAGAAACAGTgactgagaaggaaaaaattcaAAGCGCCTCCACTGGATATCCAAACGACTTAAACGACTTTGACTCGTTCTTACAGAAGCAATCTGATGAGGACAGAAGCTCAGGAACTGGCTCATTTTTCTCAAACTTTGAAGAGAAACTAGAACAAGCAGAGCGACAGTTCCCAGACTTGCAGGTTGAACACCTGCTGGCTGACGAAGAAAAGTTCGAAGAAGAGAGCAATTCTATTTCCCTCTGGGTTTCTAAGAAAACAGAAGCGGCAACACCAGAAACTAGTGAGGGCGAAAAAGAGCAGGATTTTTTGCTCAAGTCACCTCAAGCCACCAAACTGGAGACCAATATGGGGCAATACTATTCAAGTGTGTCGGGCGCGGGGGCATCGAAAGGCGGGGACGTTTCTGGCTCATTACCATCCTCGCCTCGGTCATCAGAAGGATGGCGCATCTCCATGGCCTCCACAGCCACTGTGGGCTCTTCGGCAACTGCTGGTTCAGACGACACAGTAGCGAAGGACATGTCGGAACTGTCTTCTGTTAACTCCCGTCTTTCCGATCTCGATGACACCCAAAGTGGAGCGAAAATTCCTCTTTCAACACCCACCGCTCCAGATCCCAACGCCACACCCAAGGTAGCACCAGTGGCCGAACGAAAGAAGCAAACGAGTATTAAGGACGCTATAGACGAATTAGAGAGTATTGAACAAGCGGCACAAACCCTCTTGCTGAAACGGCAGTGTTCCAGTGATGAGGAGAGACTCACACCAGTCCCAGGTAAAGACTCGCCCGTCCACCTGTTATCCAGCTATTCCATCCTGACTGTTGATAAGGCGAGCCctcagggaaagaggaaagtgacacctagtccccctccacctccgggCTTCGCTGACCCAACTGAAGGCGACGCCATATCGGATAAGATGGAGAAAAGCCTTTCCTCTCTTGAATCTTCCTTGAAGGACGTGAACAAACAGAAATTAGACAGTCACTCGTCTTTTGTTAATGGAAACTCATCTCCCAAAGTATCACGAGCTGATAAGAGTGGTGATGTGAAGTCTGGAGtaaaacctcctcttcctcccattgcAACTCCAACTACCGTCATTCAGCAACCTAAAGGGGACGTGAAGAGGCGGTTATTGTCCAGGTCCAAGGAGGTGCAGCTTTACATTTCCCGCGAGTCCTATAACGAAGAACGAGTCTTGAGAGAGCTAGAGAAACTGCGACGCAGCTTCCAAGAAAATGATCTCAATGATTTTCTGGATGCCCTTGACAACACTGCCATCGAGGACGACATTGAGGAAGCTTTCTTGAACCAACTGCTCGAGGATCTCAGGGAGGACATAGAAGCTTTACCGGATGGGCCGCCAGACAATACCACGCAAAAGGTAGACGATGTAGTTATGACAGAGTCGTCTTCTGAGGTGAGCAGTGACGAGGCTACGCGGGAGGCTCTTGGGTCACCCTCTGCCTCGAACAAAttagaaagagtgagagaaaagattTCAGAGAGGATCAGAAAACGGAAGGAGAGCAAAAGCAGTGACAGTGGAAGTTCTGAAGCATCTGGAACACCCAAAGACGAAAAACACAGCGAATCCTCCAAAGTGGACTCAACTCAATCTGACACGCCCTTGCCAGACCATTCACATACGGCACAGGCAGACAAGAGTGACACTTCAGACACGTCTAGCCAAGTTCAAATCTCAGATGTGGCTAAAACTGAGGACACAAAGAAAGGTTTTAACATTGCCCAGTTTCTGAAAAAAGGATCACCTAAATACCTTAGAAAGAAGTACAAAGAACGCAAGAATCGTAAGTCGGACTTGATAACTACATCAGAGAGCGAAAGCGAAGACCCTGAATGCTGTAAGAAGGAACCCAACGGATCAGCGTTGAAGAGTCAGTCTAGTCTGAAGGGAAGTAACCGATCCCTCAATGGCACTCAGGACACGAAAAAAGAAGTTCGATTTGATCTTGACTCTGATGCTCGAGGTAAGGACTTGGACTCAGCAGAGAGAGCCACTGGCGTTAACATTGTTAAACAGTCAGAGCAGAAGATTGTGCCTGGTCCAATACTGGTGACATGTGAAGCTCGGCGACAAGAAACGGTCGTTCTTAAGGAGTCGGAGGAGAGTGTTAAAGAGACCTCGGCGCAACCTCCACCATCACAGCAAGTACGCTCTCCGCTACCAGCTGCTGTAGAGGACATCAACAGCCGAGCAGAGTCTATTTTACCAAAATTACCAGAAAGAGTCAAGCCcccaaggaggaaaaagatgattcCAACACCGGTGGAGGAACTCAGTAGGTCCCTACCAGACGCCAGTTCGGCCATTAAGTCCGTAAAGGTGATTGATGCCAGGACTGAATTTCTAAAGAACATGACTGCAGGAAAGGACGAATCGCCGCCACCTCTTCCTCACTACGAAGTAAATCTTAATGCCCCCACGTCTCCATCTGCTGCTGTGGTGGAAAACGAAGAGGTCCCAGAAACATCAGAAAACAAGACTGTTCGTACTACTCAGAATGAGAGTCTCCAACCACTCGAGAGAGAAGTCACTACTCTTCCTGACGCCAACATTGCCTCTGCACCGCTGCAATCACTCTCTTTCACCACAGCGTCTCAAGAGGTGGCTTCGTGCTCTTCATCACAAAAGGACGTCTTGGTGACCACTGCGACACCATCCCAACTAATAATTAGTGAAAGAAATGTGTCCTCCATTGAAGAAAGCATGGTGGCTCCCATCCCAGTGACCTCTGTAGCTCCGATATCTGTAGCGTTGCCCGAGGCCACCAAAGTAGTTTGTCCTCCGAGAAGTCTTCTTCTTCCAGTTATTCAAGAAAGTGTGCATGAGGACCAaacctccctccccacccctaGCGAGCCCACTACTGTCTCCTCCAGCAGCTATGGAGACAGCACGCCCGCCACACCTCCATTTGAAGACGATAAATTGCCCTCACTTTACGATAATGTCAACCCATTCAAAGAAATGCTAGagcaagaaaagatgatgaaagttGGTGCTTCTGCAGAGCCCATCCATCCACCAGAAAACCAGACAAAGGTGGCGACAGAGACCACAAGGCCTGGATCAGTAACCCCCACCAATGAGCTCGAGGACCTCAGTCTTCCGCAGGCAGCTCGCAAGAGCCCTGAACCCGAGAAGGTTGAGGTTGTTGATATTGATGCTTTGGCGGCGCTCACTGCAGAGATGTTCAAGTTTGccgaggaaatggagaaagaaattcCAAAGAAGAGTACCAGGCCGCCTTTTAGGGGAAAGACTCATGCTAGTAGGCGTGACGCGGACACTTACACTTCACCAATAAGTGTGGTGACGAAGGAAGTTGGTACTGAACCGGAGATGAGTCAACATCCAAtcttgaaggaaagaaggaaaagtaatacTGTCGGCATACAGACGGACAACGCAAGATCTGTACGTACATATGAAGCAGCTTCCCAGACTGATACTGAATACGAAACTGAGACAGAATCTGAGATGGAAGATAAccaacaaaagaaatatgatgctAGTAAATGGACGTTTGGCCCAGTGAGGGAGCAAACATTGCCGCTGCCGTCTTCTGCCGAGCCGCAGTTGGGTCAcctgcaccagcagcagcaacggctgATCCAAGAACTGCAGAAGAAAACTGTGATGCACCagcagaaagagaaagcaaagccTAAGATACCGCCAAGGAAATATCAGGACAAAATGCCTCTCAAAGTTGTGGCGGAGTTGAAGAACGTGCTGTCGGACCTCGAGGACTACAAGCCGACACCAAGCAGGGTAGTGGAGCAGCCTCCGCGCTGGGATTCTCAACTAACGTGGCCTCACGGTAGGTTAGATAATAATGTTACTAACACCAAATCCTTGGAGTCTAGTAAGACACCCCTAGCTAACACTGTGCCCACTCAGACAGACGCTTCGCACCTGCCTGCCGTGCCTTCTGGCTCCCCTATTGAACCCAGCAGCCAGCTTAGTAATACCTCCCTTAACCCTGTCATGCAGTCTCCAGATATTACCCATAAAACTGCCACATTTCCTAAATCTGAAACGAACGGAGGTGTAGATAGGCAGGCGTCATGTTCAGTCTCCACAGATGACCTGGCAACCGGCACTGGGGAAGCTGACTTGCCGGGTGCCAGGGCGGTGGGCGGCACCAGTGACAGACAGCAGACAAAAGTTGAGGCTCCCGGCCCACCTGCTGCCCCGGCACGTAAGCCACAAACACTGCTCCATCTCGGGAGCCAAAATAAGCAGATGAAAGGTAACGAGTACGTAGTGGGTAGGTCATCAGGCACCATAACTAAGATCAGGGCCAATGTTTACCCATCCTTCGCCCCAGTGATTAAAGTCCCCACTGGGAAGCCTCCTGTTCCGCGGTCCGCATTCAGGAGGCTATCTGCCGACGCCCAGGCTGCTGAGGAAGGCTACCAGAGCGACCCTGGGGGCAGGCGTCCCAATGGCCGCAACAGACAACCCCCGCTGAAGACAAAGCTTCCTTACCAAGTTGCTGAAGACCGTGGTTACGTCACCGATACTGAGGTTGTGTTCAAGCAGGCGGCGGAGCAGGACAAGACTCTCCGCGGCACCTGGACGCCCATCGGCCAGCTGTCGCCGCCCGAGTCGTCGCCGCGGGGCCTCGCGGAACAGGGTAAGGCCAGTGTGGAACTAACCCCTCCGGCTCCATCCGCTGCCCCACGGGGTGACCATCCTACTGAAACTGCTCCTccttatgctcctcctcctcctccaactcccccatcttcaccctcttctcctccacctgttcCGACGACTCCTCCCTCTActcccactccttcccctcAAAATTCTACTCCTCAGCCTCagtatttctctccctctaagaCTCCTTCTCCTGATCCTCTTCCAaccacttctcctcctactattcctcttccttcatcgcctcctccctcatctcttccCACCACTTCTCCTCCCTTGTCTTCTCCAACGATTCctgctccttcatctccttccaccACTTCTCCCCACACATCTCCCGCATCTCCTCCGCCCTCATCTGCCCCTGCCACTCCCcttcccttatctcctcctccacttccttctcctaccctttcttctcctcctcctgcagttctTTCATCACCATCTTGTCCTTCTGTGGATTCTCCTTcatcgtcttctcttcctcctacatgtCCTTCTCCAGCCTCTTTTACTGCGATTTCCCATGCACCACCATCTTCTCCTCTACCCTCTTCCTCTGTAGCTCTTCCACCCTCATCTCGTCCTCCTGAAATTCCTCTTGtacacttccctcctcctcttcttccatcttcttcttcttcttctccgccTCCTGTTGCTCCTCTACAATCTTCTGCAGTTTCTCTTATATCCTCTTCTCCTGtggttctttcttctccatcctcttctcctcctcctcttcttccttctccatcctcttctcttcctgcttgtcCTACTCCACCCatgtcttcccctcctccactctaTTCTTCTATTCAATCCTCTTGTCCTtcacgtcctcctccacctccgtcGTCTCCTCCTgtgactcatcctcctccatcatcatctctgtcttctgctcctcttattcctcctccatcatcctcattttctcctcctgcacgccccccttctcctccatctcctcctcctcctgcacgtcctcctccacctacctcgtttcctccttctgttcctcctcctccatcctcttcaccTTCTGCAGTTTCTTGtcatcctatttcttctctcactgCGATTCCTGTTTCTATGACTTCTCATCCTCCAGCCACTTCATTGCCTGCTCCagtttcttcatcctctcctcctcctcctcctcctcctccccctctcctccccctctaatCCAGACTTCTTCTGTGAATCCCTCTACGGTCCCTTATTCTCCACTCTCGCTTAGCGagaaccctcctcctccatctcatcttGCCACCCTTCCtacaccctcttcctcttctatgatccctcctccacctcccctccctcctccccctcacgtGCGTGCTAGTGCCGAGGTAGTGTCAAGTAGCAGTAACACTCGCACAATGTCAAACAAATCCGTACACACAAGAGATCACCGCAGCTCCCCCGTGGCTGGTGGTGGCCAGGGTGTGGGTGATGACTTGAGAACGTGCGGCCGCCTGTGGGAGCTCCATCTGCTTTACCAACAGCGGCGTTCATACGACGATAACAAAAGGAGCTCGAGCCCTTCAGGCCTTCTCTCCTGCACTGACGCCTCCCTCAGCCTGTCCGGCAGAGATAGATGTGACGTTTCGACGACCTCGCAGCCCCTCGTCCAACCCCCGCTTCCCCCACCACCTGTGTCCCCGAGGTCTCCCCCACGTGCCTGGCACCCAGCGCCAGCCCCTGCCAGTGCTGATCGTGGCATCGCCACGGCCGAGTCGCCGTACCCGTGCCAGCCGTCTGCTACCCACTCTGGCTCCTCAACGGAGAGAGAAGTATCGTACCGCAAAAGTCGCCCTCAGAGGCCACTCACCTGGGGGCCGCAGTCCACGCCACCTGTATTTTCTTCTGCTGAGCACCACGCTCCACCTGCTGCCACAACGTCCCCTCCCGGCCAGTCCAAGGCCCCTAGCAGTGGCCGCACCGTCGCCGAAAAGCAGGTTTGTCCCTCATCTAGCGGGGCAGCCCGGCCCCTGTCAGCCAGTTTCGTTGGTTCTTACGAGTCTCACCGGCTGCAGGCACAAGGCCTCGCTGAGTGGCTCTTTTTCGCTCGTCTTGACCGCGGCAGTAAAGATCTGAGCGAGCTGTCCACCACCATGGAGCTAAAGGTTGCTCCGCAAGTCAATGGCTCGAGTGAAACCAGTGAGGGCCAACGAGTGTCACATATGGTGCGGCAAGAGTCCGATGAAAACATTAGTAGAGAGGAAATTGTGCGGTCTGCTAAATATCCGTCTGCCAAGCTGAAGTCTGGGCGTTCAGCATCGCCTCCTCCCCCGCCTCCTCGCCCTCGCACACCGCTGGACGAGCGCGACCCTGAGTTAGTTTTAGGCGAGCGTCGCTACCTCTCCTACTTCCAGGAGCCGCCCTACAAACAGCAGCGAACACGCAGCACGTCCAGGGAGCCAAAGACTCCTGACCTGCAGCAGCTGGAGGCGCAGCGGCGGTACTATTGCCACTTTCTGAGTCCTCCACGGGGCTCTTCTCTCACGCGGGAGGAAGTATACAAAAGCACCGAGCCAGATGAGGTTCAGCTGGCCGCTCAGAGGCGATATATGTCTTATTTCAACCCCGGTCCCCCGAGGCCTCGCTCAGCTCGCTCCCAGGAACCTCCCGAACTTGACTCCGCTCAGATTGAAGCTGAGCGCCGATATTTGTCCTACTTTAACGCTGCTCCTCCGCGGCCACGTCGCCAGTCCTCACCTGGATCACGCTCATCTGTGGAGCCTGATCCAGTGCAGCTGGAGGCTGAGCGTCGGTATCTTTCGTATTTCAATTCTGGCCCTCCACGCTCACGCCCACTCTCACGACCCACCTCCGTGACTTCGGAGCCTGACTCAGAACAGCTTGAAGCAGAGCGTCGCTACCTGCGCTATTTTTCGTCAGGGCCGCCACGCCCCAAGCGGCGTCCAGATGATGAAACTGAAAAGTCAGTAGACAAGCCTGACTCTCAGCAGCTGGAGGCAGAAAAACGCTACATGGCATACTTCCAGGGCACACCCAAAGCCAAGCATAAGAAGGAAGTCGAaactgatgaagaaaatgaagggaagctCCGCGTTCCTCCCACTCGTGAGATGCTGGAGGCTGAGGAAAGGTTTCTAAACTACTTCAAGCCGATCCCTTGCGGGGCACCCAAACGCCTGCTGGACGAGCCGCCACCCGTCAGTGAACACGAAAAGATGAGGCAGCAGCTTCTGCGAGAGTTCTGGGAAGCGCTGGAAAATCGCATTGAccgcaaagaaaagaaaatcattaaagTGAGTCGACCCAAGCGAGAGATTCATCGCGAGGCGACGCCGCCCACACAGAGGGAGCTGGTGGTGGAAGAGTTCCTGCAACGTGTcaaggacagaaagaaagagaaggacctGCACTACGGAGACACagacgacgaagaagaggaagaccagaAAGACAAGACACCTGGTGAGGAAGACGAGCCTGCCCCCGTCATCGAAGGAGGCGgcgaggtgaagggaaagatcGTGGAAGACCTTGGCCTCTTTGTGAGCTCCGAGGGTGAGTGAGCTGCCGGTCCTCTATAAATCCCAGTCTGGGACAGGACCCGATGCCACTGTGTGTTGTAAGAACTCTGAACCCTTGCCCCTCGCACATGACCTCGGTGGGGTCAGGTCAGATGCAGTAGTGAATCTTAGACG
Above is a genomic segment from Portunus trituberculatus isolate SZX2019 chromosome 40, ASM1759143v1, whole genome shotgun sequence containing:
- the LOC123516083 gene encoding uncharacterized protein LOC123516083 isoform X14, with translation MRIITRRRVKVRVTVKRGDGSVTSNGWEYHRKREEEEEHRKQAERDADGRVTTPDGGRKSDGPPRPSSPPTICVSPYSPVHDGSDVGKGGVEDMDYADASRSSAYESVDGIYEDVRKKGYRVRFGEEEQTEENGNLYSTGAIPKRSSSSNLIAMEEEEKKTTGRIPKADINYGSKEDNLYEPVGETVHVTHENTTRKREGSQDGTRKIEVILSSSRDEDEEGDWEETKTTNKRERSKSRTRGKVEVKFSPWQTGESKEESLAEAFSKGGRNVRVEQNTELSFSDKEPTGREKTEPTITEDDSGECPYEIHHRSNIQVSAEDLSDGEKQGGANTAGEEEVVGKKRVSSSGWKLSGDKHEGDFSDEEEMTYTRGRPRMKKRLVVRVDGRGHPDAPPNLLKTFCRTVVTFGRESGGSVEKVHDSFTDGRSNDYDKLEDSDSSIIFLETYGVDPRLLRNDDADEYSEREADQGTCPENNTSSIHSLTEFRLELDSESRHSVGSDEGTYTDHSSQTDTSTDTLILDGPLAQADIPDPSECPSELDGNTKLDINPIETVGAPEEQFAKRETVTEKEKIQSASTGYPNDLNDFDSFLQKQSDEDRSSGTGSFFSNFEEKLEQAERQFPDLQVEHLLADEEKFEEESNSISLWVSKKTEAATPETSEGEKEQDFLLKSPQATKLETNMGQYYSSVSGAGASKGGDVSGSLPSSPRSSEGWRISMASTATVGSSATAGSDDTVAKDMSELSSVNSRLSDLDDTQSGAKIPLSTPTAPDPNATPKVAPVAERKKQTSIKDAIDELESIEQAAQTLLLKRQCSSDEERLTPVPGKDSPVHLLSSYSILTVDKASPQGKRKVTPSPPPPPGFADPTEGDAISDKMEKSLSSLESSLKDVNKQKLDSHSSFVNGNSSPKVSRADKSGDVKSGVKPPLPPIATPTTVIQQPKGDVKRRLLSRSKEVQLYISRESYNEERVLRELEKLRRSFQENDLNDFLDALDNTAIEDDIEEAFLNQLLEDLREDIEALPDGPPDNTTQKVDDVVMTESSSEVSSDEATREALGSPSASNKLERVREKISERIRKRKESKSSDSGSSEASGTPKDEKHSESSKVDSTQSDTPLPDHSHTAQADKSDTSDTSSQVQISDVAKTEDTKKGFNIAQFLKKGSPKYLRKKYKERKNRKSDLITTSESESEDPECCKKEPNGSALKSQSSLKGSNRSLNGTQDTKKEVRFDLDSDARGKDLDSAERATGVNIVKQSEQKIVPGPILVTCEARRQETVVLKESEESVKETSAQPPPSQQVRSPLPAAVEDINSRAESILPKLPERVKPPRRKKMIPTPVEELSRSLPDASSAIKSVKVIDARTEFLKNMTAGKDESPPPLPHYEVNLNAPTSPSAAVVENEEVPETSENKTVRTTQNESLQPLEREVTTLPDANIASAPLQSLSFTTASQEVASCSSSQKDVLVTTATPSQLIISERNVSSIEESMVAPIPVTSVAPISVALPEATKVVCPPRSLLLPVIQESVHEDQTSLPTPSEPTTVSSSSYGDSTPATPPFEDDKLPSLYDNVNPFKEMLEQEKMMKVGASAEPIHPPENQTKVATETTRPGSVTPTNELEDLSLPQAARKSPEPEKVEVVDIDALAALTAEMFKFAEEMEKEIPKKSTRPPFRGKTHASRRDADTYTSPISVVTKEVGTEPEMSQHPILKERRKSNTVGIQTDNARSVRTYEAASQTDTEYETETESEMEDNQQKKYDASKWTFGPVREQTLPLPSSAEPQLGHLHQQQQRLIQELQKKTVMHQQKEKAKPKIPPRKYQDKMPLKVVAELKNVLSDLEDYKPTPSRVVEQPPRWDSQLTWPHARYGGYMSEPEGYDSDIGGGTLRYATVDRRRGPQYEADPMTSSLPRECLIDLDPYDRNTSRYVHQPGRIEDYVPGYSSLAEKELKRDVAVVDVSTRSYKNPDADVKLESQSQEPPPVSVNHRFGSQMMSMTHALKESGYESDSTLVFKKREDARRLAPDPRKTSQVYRQIQRGGDIPITGLQKPNPPKPKESPYKYESGEVNIHYRTPVRIEQKESIPEEELARRQEEHMKKVYENERRKKYLAELEDIERRRHTDNFTPLQKSPIPLNRYDDESSLGTMRGVRTPDLKQVAKALYNFSAQNKREISFNKGDVVFIRRQIDKNWYEGEHRGSVGIFPCNYVEIVPYDSIRTLTRKPTEGQARARFNFQAQTSMEMSLSKGELVVLTRRVDENWYEGRIGNRKGIFPVSYVDTLMEPGADRPLTPSSSPMPRPALPAANLLYNGASSYSSPYSTLGRPGSQNDSRPYHQSLTVNTQQEPVPYRALYNYKPQNDDELELLENDLVMVMEKCDDGWFVGTSRRTGLFGTFPGNYVEKV